A genomic segment from Malus domestica chromosome 05, GDT2T_hap1 encodes:
- the LOC103419850 gene encoding nucleolar complex-associated protein 3 isoform X1: MGAKRKQKQKIILPPDLPPEVSEDEIEISDEDKDFVDKNKEFAGFLSTLDTQSITKHVTRVADVKEDALEAFYEKRLKRKSLQKEKEEDTELQVDRVDALPVKTLDGQLYYRTAAKTPKASENDPTEEETSGAADKGIVKLTKAERRAKLKKSKKEAKKQGKDAEPEVEQTPQEAVLAEVKQDLTAEEAFESKKNKLAELGMALLSDPESNIKSLKEILQICKDNNHAMVKLGLLSLLAVFKDIIPGYRIRLPTEKELEMKVSKDVKKMRLYESTLLSVYKAYLQKLAALEKQPSFQHVAFRCICTLLEAAPHFNFRESLLGVVIRNIGSPDDVVRKLCCSTVKSLFTNEGKHNGEATVEAVRLIANHVKAQNCQLHPDSLEVFLSLSFDEDLGRAARDEKFKPQSKKSKKKKHYEEARQRKENEKKRSRQELLAKTREEVVADYKAVAFAPDVMEQRGMQTETLSAVFEIYFRILKHTMQSAARSEANAGSSTGAAEPHPLLAPCLKGLGKFSHLIDLDFMGDLINYLKKLASACSDSENTSKCLTVSERLHCCIVAFKVMRSNLDALNVDLQDFFVQLYNIILEYRPGRDQGEVLAEALKMMLCDDRQHDMQKAAAFVKRLATFSLCSGSAESMAALVTLKHLLLKNVKCRNLLENDAGGGSVSGSIAKYHPDVSDPNLSGALASVLWELNLLSQHYHPAISNMASSISTMNTAHNQVYLSTISPQQAFMDYSLERPESFNPPNDIKKSTNKRKRGSGSSLLAGIEPSADTSPIDEDDVRKKLSAHFALLRDIKENQSLRAKLDSTTTSIQLYEEYKQQKKAKKPKTENQEK, encoded by the exons ATGGGGGCGAAGaggaagcaaaagcagaaaatcATTCTACCTCCTGACCTCCCACCGGAGGTCTCAGAGGACGAAATTGAAATCTCCGACGAGGACAAGGACTTCGTCGataagaacaaagaattcgCTGGCTTCCTCTCCACCTTGGACACCCAATCCATTACCAA GCATGTTACCCGGGTTGCCGATGTGAAGGAGGATGCTTTGGAAGCTTTTTATGAAAAGCGCTTAAAAAGGAAATCCTTGCAGAAGGAAAAAGAGGAGGATACTGAGCTTCAAGTTGATCGTGTAGATGCTCTTCCTGTTAAAACCTTAGATGGACAACTCTACTATCGAACAG CAGCAAAGACACCAAAAGCATCCGAGAATGATCCCACTGAAGAGGAAACCAGCGGCGCTGCAGATAAGGGGATAGTTAAGCTGACAAAGGCTGAAAGGAGGGCAAAGCTCAAGAAAAGTAAGAAAGAGGCGaaaaaacaaggaaaggatGCTGAACCTGAAGTCGAACAAACTCCGCAAGAAGCAGTGCTG GCTGAGGTTAAACAAGATCTTACAGCTGAAGAAGCATTTgaaagtaagaagaataaactTGCAGAGCTGGGAATGGCGCTGCTTTCTGATCCAGAGTCCAATATAAAATCTTTGAAGGAGATTTTACAAATTTGTAAAGATAATAATCATGCAATGGTGAAACTTGGACTCCTATCTTTGTTGGCTGTGTTTAAAGACATTATTCCTGG ATACCGGATTAGGCTTCCTACTGAGAAGGAGCTGGAAATGAAGGTTTCAAAGGATGTTAAGAAAATGCGGCTTTATGAATCAACACTGCTATCTGTGTACAAG GCATACCTGCAGAAGTTGGCAGCATTAGAAAAACAGCCCTCTTTTCAGCATGTAGCGTTTCGCTGTATCTGTACGTTGCTTGAGGCAGCACCTCACTTCAACTTCCGGGAGAGCTTGTTAGGTGTTGTTATCAGAAACATAGGCTCCCCAGATGACGTTGTAAG AAAACTATGTTGTTCAACTGTAAAGTCACTTTTTACAAACGAGGGAAAACATAATGGTGAAGCTACTGTGGAGGCTGTTCGTTTAATTGCAAATCATGTGAAAGCTCAGAATTGCCAACTGCACCCTGATTCATTGGAG GTTTTCTTGTCTCTGTCATTTGATGAGGATCTTGGGAGGGCTGCAAGAGATGAGAAATTTAAACCCCAAAGCaagaaaagtaagaaaaagaaGCATTATGAGGAGGCTCGTCAACGGaaggaaaatgaaaagaaacgGAGCAGGCAAGAATTATTGGCGAAGACTAGAGAGGag GTTGTTGCCGATTACAAGGCTGTTGCTTTTGCCCCAGATGTTATGGAGCAGAGAGGAATGCAGACAGAGACACTTTCTGCTGTATTTGAAATATATTTTCGTATATTGAAACATACAATGCAATCAGCTGCCAG ATCTGAAGCAAATGCTGGTTCATCAACTGGTGCAGCTGAGCCCCACCCTTTACTTGCTCCATGTCTGAAAGGACTAGGAAAGTTCTCGCACCTAATTGACTTGGATTTCATGGGGGATCTTATAAACTATCTGAAAAAGCTAGCTTCTGCTTGTAGTGATTCTGAGAATACTTCAAAATGTTTGACTGTATCTGAACGCCTCCATTGCTGCATTGTTGCATTTAAAGTGATGAGGAGCAATCTCGATGCCTTAAATGTTGATCTTCAAGACTTCTTTGTCCAGCTTTACAATATTATACTTGAATATAGGCCTGGAAG AGATCAGGGCGAAGTATTAGCTGAAGCTCTGAAGATGATGCTGTGTGATGATAGACAACATGACATGCAGAAGGCAGCTGCATTTGTGAAGCGTTTGGCTACATTCTCATTATGTTCGGGATCTGCAGAGTCCATGGCTG CTTTGGTTACTTTAAAACATCTTCTTCTGAAGAATGTCAAGTGCCGGAATCTCTTAGAAAATGATGCTGGAGGTGGCTCAGTGTCCGGTTCCATCGCA AAATATCACCCAGATGTTTCAGACCCCAACTTAAGTGGCGCTCTTGCTTCAGTTCTTTGGGAGCTCAATCTTCTCTCCCAGCATTATCATCCAGCAATCTCAAATATGGCTTCAAGTATATCAACCATGAACACTGCTCATAACCAGGTTTATCTCTCTACCATCTCTCCTCAACAAGCTTTCATGGACTATTCCTTGGAGAGGCCGGAGTCATTCAACCCACCGAACGACATAAAAAAATCAACTAACAAGAGAAAAAGAGGAAGTGGGTCTTCTTTATTAGCGGGGATAGAACCGTCTGCAGACACGAGTCCAATTGATGAAGATGATGTGAGAAAGAAACTTTCTGCTCATTTTGCGCTTCTTCGTGACATTAAGGAGAATCAGAGTTTGAGGGCTAAGCTAGATAGTACTACTACGTCCATACAGCTATATGAGGAGTATAAGCAGCAAAAGAAGGctaaaaaaccgaaaaccgaaaaccaagAAAAGTAA
- the LOC103419850 gene encoding nucleolar complex-associated protein 3 isoform X2, whose amino-acid sequence MGAKRKQKQKIILPPDLPPEVSEDEIEISDEDKDFVDKNKEFAGFLSTLDTQSITKHVTRVADVKEDALEAFYEKRLKRKSLQKEKEEDTELQVDRVDALPVKTLDGQLYYRTAKTPKASENDPTEEETSGAADKGIVKLTKAERRAKLKKSKKEAKKQGKDAEPEVEQTPQEAVLAEVKQDLTAEEAFESKKNKLAELGMALLSDPESNIKSLKEILQICKDNNHAMVKLGLLSLLAVFKDIIPGYRIRLPTEKELEMKVSKDVKKMRLYESTLLSVYKAYLQKLAALEKQPSFQHVAFRCICTLLEAAPHFNFRESLLGVVIRNIGSPDDVVRKLCCSTVKSLFTNEGKHNGEATVEAVRLIANHVKAQNCQLHPDSLEVFLSLSFDEDLGRAARDEKFKPQSKKSKKKKHYEEARQRKENEKKRSRQELLAKTREEVVADYKAVAFAPDVMEQRGMQTETLSAVFEIYFRILKHTMQSAARSEANAGSSTGAAEPHPLLAPCLKGLGKFSHLIDLDFMGDLINYLKKLASACSDSENTSKCLTVSERLHCCIVAFKVMRSNLDALNVDLQDFFVQLYNIILEYRPGRDQGEVLAEALKMMLCDDRQHDMQKAAAFVKRLATFSLCSGSAESMAALVTLKHLLLKNVKCRNLLENDAGGGSVSGSIAKYHPDVSDPNLSGALASVLWELNLLSQHYHPAISNMASSISTMNTAHNQVYLSTISPQQAFMDYSLERPESFNPPNDIKKSTNKRKRGSGSSLLAGIEPSADTSPIDEDDVRKKLSAHFALLRDIKENQSLRAKLDSTTTSIQLYEEYKQQKKAKKPKTENQEK is encoded by the exons ATGGGGGCGAAGaggaagcaaaagcagaaaatcATTCTACCTCCTGACCTCCCACCGGAGGTCTCAGAGGACGAAATTGAAATCTCCGACGAGGACAAGGACTTCGTCGataagaacaaagaattcgCTGGCTTCCTCTCCACCTTGGACACCCAATCCATTACCAA GCATGTTACCCGGGTTGCCGATGTGAAGGAGGATGCTTTGGAAGCTTTTTATGAAAAGCGCTTAAAAAGGAAATCCTTGCAGAAGGAAAAAGAGGAGGATACTGAGCTTCAAGTTGATCGTGTAGATGCTCTTCCTGTTAAAACCTTAGATGGACAACTCTACTATCGAACAG CAAAGACACCAAAAGCATCCGAGAATGATCCCACTGAAGAGGAAACCAGCGGCGCTGCAGATAAGGGGATAGTTAAGCTGACAAAGGCTGAAAGGAGGGCAAAGCTCAAGAAAAGTAAGAAAGAGGCGaaaaaacaaggaaaggatGCTGAACCTGAAGTCGAACAAACTCCGCAAGAAGCAGTGCTG GCTGAGGTTAAACAAGATCTTACAGCTGAAGAAGCATTTgaaagtaagaagaataaactTGCAGAGCTGGGAATGGCGCTGCTTTCTGATCCAGAGTCCAATATAAAATCTTTGAAGGAGATTTTACAAATTTGTAAAGATAATAATCATGCAATGGTGAAACTTGGACTCCTATCTTTGTTGGCTGTGTTTAAAGACATTATTCCTGG ATACCGGATTAGGCTTCCTACTGAGAAGGAGCTGGAAATGAAGGTTTCAAAGGATGTTAAGAAAATGCGGCTTTATGAATCAACACTGCTATCTGTGTACAAG GCATACCTGCAGAAGTTGGCAGCATTAGAAAAACAGCCCTCTTTTCAGCATGTAGCGTTTCGCTGTATCTGTACGTTGCTTGAGGCAGCACCTCACTTCAACTTCCGGGAGAGCTTGTTAGGTGTTGTTATCAGAAACATAGGCTCCCCAGATGACGTTGTAAG AAAACTATGTTGTTCAACTGTAAAGTCACTTTTTACAAACGAGGGAAAACATAATGGTGAAGCTACTGTGGAGGCTGTTCGTTTAATTGCAAATCATGTGAAAGCTCAGAATTGCCAACTGCACCCTGATTCATTGGAG GTTTTCTTGTCTCTGTCATTTGATGAGGATCTTGGGAGGGCTGCAAGAGATGAGAAATTTAAACCCCAAAGCaagaaaagtaagaaaaagaaGCATTATGAGGAGGCTCGTCAACGGaaggaaaatgaaaagaaacgGAGCAGGCAAGAATTATTGGCGAAGACTAGAGAGGag GTTGTTGCCGATTACAAGGCTGTTGCTTTTGCCCCAGATGTTATGGAGCAGAGAGGAATGCAGACAGAGACACTTTCTGCTGTATTTGAAATATATTTTCGTATATTGAAACATACAATGCAATCAGCTGCCAG ATCTGAAGCAAATGCTGGTTCATCAACTGGTGCAGCTGAGCCCCACCCTTTACTTGCTCCATGTCTGAAAGGACTAGGAAAGTTCTCGCACCTAATTGACTTGGATTTCATGGGGGATCTTATAAACTATCTGAAAAAGCTAGCTTCTGCTTGTAGTGATTCTGAGAATACTTCAAAATGTTTGACTGTATCTGAACGCCTCCATTGCTGCATTGTTGCATTTAAAGTGATGAGGAGCAATCTCGATGCCTTAAATGTTGATCTTCAAGACTTCTTTGTCCAGCTTTACAATATTATACTTGAATATAGGCCTGGAAG AGATCAGGGCGAAGTATTAGCTGAAGCTCTGAAGATGATGCTGTGTGATGATAGACAACATGACATGCAGAAGGCAGCTGCATTTGTGAAGCGTTTGGCTACATTCTCATTATGTTCGGGATCTGCAGAGTCCATGGCTG CTTTGGTTACTTTAAAACATCTTCTTCTGAAGAATGTCAAGTGCCGGAATCTCTTAGAAAATGATGCTGGAGGTGGCTCAGTGTCCGGTTCCATCGCA AAATATCACCCAGATGTTTCAGACCCCAACTTAAGTGGCGCTCTTGCTTCAGTTCTTTGGGAGCTCAATCTTCTCTCCCAGCATTATCATCCAGCAATCTCAAATATGGCTTCAAGTATATCAACCATGAACACTGCTCATAACCAGGTTTATCTCTCTACCATCTCTCCTCAACAAGCTTTCATGGACTATTCCTTGGAGAGGCCGGAGTCATTCAACCCACCGAACGACATAAAAAAATCAACTAACAAGAGAAAAAGAGGAAGTGGGTCTTCTTTATTAGCGGGGATAGAACCGTCTGCAGACACGAGTCCAATTGATGAAGATGATGTGAGAAAGAAACTTTCTGCTCATTTTGCGCTTCTTCGTGACATTAAGGAGAATCAGAGTTTGAGGGCTAAGCTAGATAGTACTACTACGTCCATACAGCTATATGAGGAGTATAAGCAGCAAAAGAAGGctaaaaaaccgaaaaccgaaaaccaagAAAAGTAA
- the LOC103435411 gene encoding sedoheptulose-1,7-bisphosphatase, chloroplastic-like, whose product METSVAYYAGGAFPVRNNVSSQHSSSLFSPASISPSFNSKVLRTSSLFGESLRLVPKSSLKVLKTKNNSIVPKCAIGDSLEEFLTKATPDKKLITLLISMGEALRTIGFKVRTASCGGTACVNSFGDEQLAVDMLADKLLFEALTYSHVCKYACSEEVPELQDMGGPAEGGFSVAFDPLDGSSIVDTNFTVGTIFGVWPGDKLTGITGRDQVAAAMGIYGPRTTYVLAIKGFPGTHEFLLLDEGKWQHVKETTEIGEGKLFSPGNLRATFDNPDYSKLIDYYVKEKYTLRYTGGMVPDVNQIIVKEKGIFTNVISPTTKAKLRLLFEVAPLGLLVENAGGFSSDGHRSVLDKLIVNLDDRTQVAYGSKNEIIRFEETLYGSSRLKGAVPVGVAA is encoded by the exons ATGGAGACCAGTGTTGCATACTATGCCGGGGGAGCCTTCCCAGTGCGGAATAATGTTTCATCTCAGcattcaagctctcttttctctcctgCTTCCATCTCTCCATCCTTCAATTCCAAG GTGTTGAGAACAAGCTCTCTATTTGGGGAATCATTGCGGTTGGTGCCAAAGTCATCCCTAAAAGTTTTGAAGACAAAGAACAACTCAATTGTTCCTAAATGTGCAATTGGTGATAGCTTG GAAGAATTTTTAACAAAGGCAACCCCAGATAAGAAATTGATCACGTTGTTGATATCAATGGGGGAAGCATTGAGGACCATTGGATTTAAAGTGAGGACAGCATCTTGTGGGGGAACAGCATGTGTGAATTCTTTTGGAGATGAGCAGCTTGCTGTGGATATGCTTGCTGATAAGCTTCTTTTTGAG GCCTTAACTTACTCACATGTCTGCAAATATGCTTGTTCTGAAGAAGTTCCTGAGCTCCAAGACATGGGAGGCCCAGCTGAAG GTGGATTCAGCGTTGCTTTTGATCCATTGGATGGATCCAGCATCGTTGACACGAACTTCACAGTGGGGACAATTTTCGGGGTGTGGCCAGGAGATAAGTTAACTGGGATAACAGGAAGAGATCAAGTTGCTGCAGCAATGGGAATTTACGGGCCTCGAACGACATATGTTCTCGCTATTAAAGGCTTCCCCGGCACCCACGAGTTCCTTCTTCTCGACGAAG GAAAATGGCAACATGTGAAGGAGACCACAGAAATTGGTGAAGGAAAGCTCTTCTCCCCTGGAAACCTGAGAGCTACGTTTGACAACCCTGACTACAGCAAG TTGATTGACTACTATGTGAAAGAGAAGTACACATTGAGATATACTGGAGGAATGGTTCCGGATGTAAACCAG ATTATTGTAAAGGAGAAGGGTATCTTCACTAATGTGATATCCCCAACTACCAAGGCTAAGCTAAGACTGTTGTTTGAGGTTGCTCCATTAGGGTTGTTGGTTGAGAATGCTGGAGGGTTCAGCAGTGACGGGCACCGGTCTGTGCTCGATAAGTTAATCGTTAATCTTGATGATCGGACTCAAGTTGCTTATGGATCAAAGAACGAGATTATCCGTTTTGAAGAAACTCTGTATGGATCCTCCAGGCTCAAGGGAGCAGTGCCTGTTGGAGTTGCTGCTTAG
- the LOC103435412 gene encoding auxin-responsive protein SAUR71-like has product MKQLIRRLSRVADSSQYCLLRSPADAASRPRRNESFRVKLRRRRSSAGEPVVPEGHVPVYVGDEMERFVVSAELLNHPVFVELLNKSAQEYGYEQKGVLRIPCHVIVFERVLEALRLGQAPSHDLHDLLNSISDDLRSW; this is encoded by the coding sequence ATGAAGCAGCTCATCCGCCGTCTGTCCCGCGTCGCCGACTCCTCGCAGTACTGCCTCCTGCGCTCCCCGGCGGACGCAGCCTCCCGCCCGCGCAGAAACGAATCGTTCCGTGTGAAGCTCCGGCGCCGGAGATCCTCCGCTGGCGAGCCGGTGGTCCCCGAGGGCCACGTCCCGGTCTACGTCGGCGACGAGATGGAGAGGTTCGTGGTCAGCGCCGAGCTCCTGAACCACCCGGTCTTCGTCGAGCTCCTCAACAAGTCGGCCCAGGAGTACGGCTACGAGCAGAAGGGCGTCCTCCGGATCCCCTGCCACGTGATCGTCTTCGAGCGCGTGCTCGAGGCGCTCCGCCTCGGACAGGCCCCCTCACATGACCTGCACGATCTCCTGAACTCGATCTCCGACGACCTGAGATCCTGGTAG